A region of Toxorhynchites rutilus septentrionalis strain SRP chromosome 1, ASM2978413v1, whole genome shotgun sequence DNA encodes the following proteins:
- the LOC129763189 gene encoding uncharacterized protein LOC129763189, whose product MLVESMVATGLLQINSLSNANGRLLDLAFVSDPSVVELIVPPSALLRIDSHHMPFVLRIDVNDNFLLPPGNTIETDDFDFRRCNFAELNRAVSTIDWASLFLGKDTDETTIHETLLQARLVVIRAAAPS is encoded by the exons ATGCTAGTCGAATCGATGGTTGCCACCGGTCTCCTTCAAATCAACAGCTTATCAAACGCAAACGGCCGCCTTCTAGACCTGGCATTCGTCAGCGATCCTAGCGTAGTTGAACTAATCGTGCCTCCATCTGCCCTACTTAGAATCGATAGTCACCACATGCCGTTTGTTCTTCGTATTGATGTCAACGACAACTTCCTGCTACCTCCTGGGAACACAATTGAAACCGACGACTTTGATTTTCGACGCTGCAACTTTGCAGAACTTAATAGAGCTGTATCTACTATCGACTGGGCTTCGTTGTTTCTCGGTAAGGATACCGACGAGACG ACGATTCACGAGACACTCCTACAAGCACGCTTGGTGGTCATCCGAGCTGCAGCACCTTCGTAA